The following nucleotide sequence is from Salvia miltiorrhiza cultivar Shanhuang (shh) chromosome 7, IMPLAD_Smil_shh, whole genome shotgun sequence.
TCTCAAAATAGGATGGCACTACCTACATACTAACATTTattaatatgattttttaagGGAATTAAAAAGTACTAGTAGGGATAATATGCCTAAAAAGAAAATGCACGGTTGGTAAGTTGAACTTTCTACATCATATTGTGTAATATTTTATGTTGCATATACCAACGGCCACAAAGTGCCAACAAAATTTAAAAGTCTACACAATTTTTCTTATAGTATAAATTAGCAAAAATTAGACGAAAATGAATAGATTTttcatgtatataaataaactaataaaaaaaattcataacataAATTGTTAAATTTTATCAACTCATGTCGATCGATTGTCCAAATATACAATAGAAAGACCAAGAGATATTTAGCTGTGCTGAAATAGATGATCCAAGTTGTATTTTAGTCAGAATTATGAATAGTGGAGTATAAGTAAATCCGAGCTCACGCAACGCAAGATTTCATAATTTAGTGTTCTTTTTCTGGACCTACTTTTTTACTAGTTGGGTATCTGTATCTCTCAGCTTAAATGGATTGGGTGAACAAGCATCCTACGTGTAGGCTTCTGATTAGTGAGATCCGGATTCGGTTGTGGCCCACAACGTGACTCAATTATCCTGTCCGAAAATCGTACATTAGTAAAAGCAGAAAGTGGGCTAGGCTGACAAACAGCAAGTGACGTGGCACTATGGCAGCCAAGTTCGTGCTTCGGAGCGGAAAAGCGTTGTGAGCCACTCACTTATTTGAGTGGTAAGAAATCTATACCAGGCTTCCAGCACACATGACTTGACCCGATGTTTGTTTTTGTGTCCGGGGAGCCAAACACGGCTTTAATAATGGGTTCAGGGGTAAAAATGTAAACTCATGTGCCCAACTGAAATCCATTAATTGCCCCTTTTAATCTGGGGGCCAAGGGGGTTGAACCCTCCCCATTTTTGAGTTTTTACTACTTCGAAATCAAACTTGAATTATAGAACAACAAAATCTTGATCAAATCTAATGGATCcaagggaaaaaaaatagaaaatggaaATAGAGCGAGATAACTTATGGGCAAATTATCCCAGCGCTTAATATTTTTTCCCAATAAGATcacactttttaatttttataaaattgatacacAACGTTTCAatattatttcaataatattatgaaatgaATTTTACAgcatatttttcataaatttctttttttaaaaaaaaaaacactcaaaGAGTGGGAGTTAAGCATACCCGTACCTATAAATAACTATCAAtcaataaaagaaattagaaaaaaatggTATATTGCATTTTAATATTTGTTCTATAAGAATGTGGCGAAGGCATTTTGTTCGATCGCCAATCATGTAAACATTATGATATTGGAAAATGGGCCCGTTACATTACTtgataaaattcaaacattgCGTCCTAAtatgataaaaaattaaaaagccAAACAATATTAATAAAGAAAACTCGTGACCTTTTCGGTACTTTCCCATTTAAAAGACATATACTGATCCGCAGTTGATGAACCAAAGGGATAAGGGAATCTGCAGGGCAGAATGGACAACGGAATCATTTGGAACTTGAAAACTACATTTAAAAGTTGTAATAATAACTCAAACTCCCCGTCGGATGAATTCGTGTCTCACTAAAATCCGAAAAACACAAGTAAAAACCATATATGTTTGCATGAAAACTGCAACTTTGATTTATTACAACCTAAATTAAGCTCTTTATATACAACACATTATATTAAGAAGCTCTACTACTCAAAACTCTCCTTTTCTCCCTCACCCACTCATGGCTAACAGATTCTCTCTTGCAATGGAAAGAACTGGCCAGTGGTATTTCTCTTAACTCCCTTTTGCAAAATACTTGATCAATGCGATTAATTTCCCTCCTTATTGATCTCACTTTCTTGATTCTTTTTATCAGGGTTTTTTCCCAAGAAATCTCAACTGATATCATCGTTGAAGTTGGAGAAGCCAACTTCTGCCTCCACAAGGTAAGCTAGATTCTTCAAATTCGTGGTGGATTCTGCATTCAGTATAATATGGAGGGATTTAATTAAAGTTTGTGTTGCAGTTCATGCTGGTGGCGAAGAGTAACCATATAAGGAAGATGATTCTTGAATCGAAAGAAACAGATTTAACCAGAATAAACCTCTCAGATATCCCCGGCGGCCCGGAGATATTTGAGAAAGCTGCCAAGTTCTGCTACGGCGTCAACTTCGAGATCACCGTTCACAACGTCGCCGCACTCAGATGCGCCGCCGAGTACCTGCAGATGACCGATAAATACTGTGACGCCAATCTCGCCGGAAGAACCGAGGATTTCTTGTCCCAAGTCGCCCTCACCACCCTCTCCGGTGCCCTCGTCGTCCTCAAATCCTGCGAGGATCTCCTCCCCATGGCCGACGACCTCGGCATCGTCCGACGCTGCGTCGAGATCGCCACCGCCAAGGTCACACCGGATCCTCTATTCCATATTCAAatgtgtttaattaattaggaaTGTATCCTAGTATAAAATAGTATGAATCATTTTCAACTCTTAAATCATAAAGACTGACGTTTTGAATTGTATCAGGCATGCGTGGAGGCGAATTTCCCGAGCCGTTCGCCgccgaattggtggacggaggagCTGACGATCTTGGACATAGGCTTCTTCGAGAGGATCGTTGCGTCGATGAAAGCGAGAGGCGCCAAGGGACTAACTCTAGCTAGCGCGATCATAACCTACACGGAGAGATCACTGCGCGATCTCGTGCGTGATCACTCCGGCAACGGCGCCCGCTCCCTCGAGTCCGGCGAGTCCGACGTGCGTCTCCGGCAGCGCGACATCCTCGAGGCCATAGTGGCCTTGCTGCCTGTCGAGAAATCGGCTTTCCCTATAAATTTCCTGTGCTGTCTGCTCCGGACAGCCATTTTCCTGAGGGCCGACAGCCGGTGCAAGAGCGAGTTGGAGAAGAGGGTTTCTGTGATTTTAGAGCACGTGACCGTTGATGATCTGCTGGTTTTGTCTTTCACCTACGATGGCGAGAGGCTGTTTGATCTTGAGAGTGTGAGGAAGATCATATCTGGATTCGTTGAGAGGGAGAAGAATGTCGCAGTTTTCAACGCAGGGGATTTCAAAGAGGTTTGCTCCACTGCGATGCAGAGAGTTGCCAAGACTATCGATGCTTATCTCGGCGAGATAGCCACCTACGCCGATTTGAGCATTTCCAAGTTCAACGGGATCGCCAATTTGGTCCCCAAGGCCGCCAGGAAGGTCGACGACGATCTCTACCGCGCTATCGATATCTATCTCAAGGTATGCATTTATATATCATCACTGCCCCGTCACGTATTTAAGTCGTCTGAGTCTGATTTGTTTACAAATGATGGTGCAGGCGCACCCGAATCTGGATGAGATAGAGCGGGAGAAGGTGTGCAGCGTAATGGACCCGCTGAAGCTGTCGTACGAGGCTAGGGTTCACGCCTCCCAGAACAAGCGGCTGCCGGTGCAGATAGTGCTCCACGCGCTCTACTACGACCAGCTGAAGCTGAGAAGCGGAGGCGACGACGATCacaaggccgcggacgcggtgACGACGAGGAACCAAGTGCAGGCCGACACTTCCCTCGTGAAGGAGAACGAAGAGTTGAGGACCGAGTTGCTGAAGATGAAGATGTACATACAAGATATTAAAAAGGGGCATGGACAGGGACAAGGACAAGGTGGGACGTCTTCGAAATCGAGTGGTAAAAAGATTACATTCTTCTCATCCATGTCCAAGACATTGGGGAAATTGAATCCCTTCAAGCATGGATCCAAAGATACCTTGAATATTGAAGATGGAATGCCGGATTTGACTAAACCTAGAAGGAGGCGATTCTCCATTTCCTAAGTTTTAATTTGCTCATTAATTgcatttttgtttttcatactCTCGTTTGAATGTGATgatggattaattaatcttgTAAAGAGTTTGATATTTGTGTTTGCATGTTTTAGTTTTTTATGAGAATCTTGGTGCGTGGTTTGACATCTTCGTGTTGCATTATATGCAAATTcagtatataatatatatactatactATATGTGCGTAGATCCCAGTAGTAATATTGATGGATCTTCGTATTATCGTAGTGACAGAACCATAAGTTATGTGCTGCtaaattctttattttctttgtgcGTGGTATCTTATCTCAACTATAGTTGTACTTGCGTATAGGTCAATGTAATTTATCTATCGTAATCGGTTAATTAACAAACAGTGATTTGTGAAATGTTTTGTCCATCCTCGACCAATCAATCAATGAGGCCCCCCACCTCTCGATTGCGCTGCCCTATAGTTGACGAAATTGTTCAGATTATAAGCAAAATCTTATACGCCATTCGCCTAATTGATCTAATGACTCGTTACTTTTCAGCATTATTATTAAGAAGAAAGAATTATTAAAGAGTAAAAgtaatagaaaatatatataattaaaaaaagaaagtaaTAGAAAGGGGTGGAGCCCCCACAATTTTTTGTGAGAGAAtgtgattttcttttttggaacaTGCCGTTAGCAATGAGGCAAACGAAAAAAGAAAGTGAACCATTATCAATGGAACGGGAGAATAAATATTATCGTATTGGGATGCATTTGTTTGAGGAaggaataaatttttttattatcttataatgctttatttgttttaacgtaataaaaaatttatactacaaaacttataaaattccatacaaatattaaaatttataccTAAGGATTGgtagtataattttatattatatcaCATTTTATCTCTTTGGCTAAAAGATTTTTTGTAATACATAGAcgagataaatatattatcatttaaataaaagatataATAATATATGATCTCTATTCTCtactttaaatgataaatttctaattcattatataattatccatttatttaaaaagataaaaagtaaACACCATCAATGTTTGTTTTAGTTTTGTGGTGCATGTTTCTCATATACGAATTCAGTATATGTGAATGTGAGCGTATTAATATTTGTGGTTATATGATGACAAGCCATCAATCGTGTCTTGGTACCTAGAAAAATAGTCGTAtttatcttaattttatttcatacgTGTAGAATATTAATTAGTACTTAATATACTTAATTTATGGTGATCGATAATAAACGAGTGGTGTAGTTGATGATAGACAAATGGTTGATGCGATGCGATGTTGATCCCCGCCCAATCAATCAATGAGGTCCCGACCTCCCAATTGCGCTAGCTGAGCTACAACAAGACGATTGCTCTTGGAATTTAAACAAAATCACAAACCTGGATTACATGTCATGAATCGACcgtattaaataataataactttTATTCAATTAAATACGACTGTCGAACATATACGTTTCCAATATTTTGCAAGGGGAAATAATCATAGCcacattattttaattttttatttattatgtcttgttttattcatatatatatatatatatatatatatatatatatgaagaggtTATAataaaacctctgttaaaatgagaactaggaacctaatcttgaccttttaaatattagatctaatggttatgatttagtcaacaaaagaaattgtgcatatattatattttactgtgcacttaaaaaatatgcaatttatgcaattgaaactaacaatgcaaaatactcaagcaaatcgaaattgtgcatctatgcaattgaaactgtgcatctatgcaatcgaaattggtcatctgtagtttaatctcagccctctattttatttaaagcaatggctttaaattggttcctagtttttaTCTTAAGGGAGGTTTCTatgttaaccctaccctatatatatatatatatatatatatatatatatatatatatatagggtgtggttctagagagaactacattatttgtgagaacgggagaaccatcaaatctaatgcatccactgtaaaaattaatgcatttgctgttaaaattaatgcactaaaaaaatttaaaaaaaatgctcccttcaggattcgaacccaggatctgcattcatccaacaagatgatgcatccaccgtagatcttgatgatcgaatggctgaaaatggttctccggtcttcttttatatatggttctttcttgaacctctccctatatatatatatatatatatatatatatatatatatagggcgcgctccaatgagaccccatatttttcgtgaaacaataggacaatgaataagacatataatactaatgaacaaaacgtatatctaatgaacaagatgtatatactgatgaaaaataaaatttaaaaaattcgtaatgaataagacatatatactgatgaacagggccgtatatactgatgaacaatgcagtatatactgatgaataacaaaatttaaaatattctgctccctccaggattcaaaccctgcgaaaaaaaaatcaccctccagatacaatatcagccataggattgataaaataaacgcaccagatcgtgccatagatctcactaaaattagggggtctcattggagcggccccctatatatatatatatattatgtcttgttttattcatatatatatatatatatatatatatatataggggcgcgctccagtgagaccccatatttttcgtgaaacaataggacaatgaataagacatataatactaatgaacaaaatgtatatctaatgaacaagatgtatatactgatgaaaaataaaatttaaaaaattcgtaatgaataagacatatatactgatgaacagggccgtatatactgatgaacaatgcagtatatactgatgaataacaaaatttaaaatattctgctccctccaggattcaaaccctgcgaaaaaaaatcaccctccagatacaatatcagccataggattgataaaataaacgcaccagatcgtgccctagatctcactaaaattagggggtctcattggagcggccccatatatatatatatatatatatataggcgcgctccagtgagaccccatatttttcgtgaaacaataggacaatgaataagacatataatactaatgaacaagatgtatatactgatgaaaaataaaatttaaaaaattcttaatgaataagacatatatattgatgaacaaggccgtatatactgatgaacaatgcagtatatactgatgaatagcaaaatttaaaatatactgctccctccaagattcgaaccctgcgaaaaaaaatcaccctccagatacaatatcagccataaaattgataaaataaacgcaccagatcgtgccctagatctcactaaaattagggggtctcattggagcggccccctatatatatatatatatatatatatatatatatatatatatatatagggaaggactaaaataagagcatttcttaagatataaaataagaatcattttcagcatttagatcatcaagatctacggttgattcgtaatcccgttggatggatttatggtcctgagttcgaatcccaaatgtagcaaaaatttatttttcataattcataactctatacagcgaattcatacgtgttctatataatattcatacattaaaaattgctcttatttcttattttaagatgtgctctcacggtagcccacccctatatatatatatatatatatatatatatatatatatatatatatatatatatataggggcgcgctccagtgagaccccctatttttcgtgtaacatgagtacaatgaataagacatataatactaatgaacaaaacacaTATCTAAttaacaagatgtatatactgatgaaaaataaaatttaaaaaaatcgtaatgaataagacatatatactgatgaacagggccgcatatactgatgaacaatgcagtatatactgatgaataacaaaatttaaaatattctgctccctccaggattcgaaccctgcaaaaaaaaaatcaccctccagatacaatatcagccataggattgatgaaataaatgcaccaaatcgtgccctagatctcactaaaattagggggtctcattggaatatatatatatatatatatatatatatatatatatatatatatacataacttTCAAGGATTCATCaaatttctctttcttcttctgcCAAAATCCGAATTcgtaattttcatatttttttgagaAGGCGAAGATAAATATATTGATCACAAGAACATGGAATGTGGAGATGACCCATCACAAACGACGAAGATTCATTCCATACATGATGTGAATTAATATCTCTCGCTACTTTAATTTTCGTATTGAATAATTTAAGAATACAATAAActaccaaaaattaaaaaaaaaaaaaagaaaagtaagtTACACTGtggcttaattttttttaaaaaaatttgttacaaccaaagaaatgaaaaaacccactcatactctagctcctagggtgactcgaaccctcgacctattggttggaggggaagcgtcttaccaacagactacGCTTCATCGAGATGTTTGGGGGATTTGAACCTAagacctcaataatatgtgagtGATATTTTGCCACCTTGTCCGGTATTACACTGTGGCTTAATAAAATTGCCAACTTtcgaatattataattataatatatgcaTGCACTATAAaacattatatattaaaaatagtatatttcttgattaattataactaaataatttaactaattaaaatttgtaatttataacttacaagtaagtaatttaTACTAGTAATTAGTaaggagggagtaataaagAAGTATCGTATATCGTTTACTCTTAAAATTACTTTTTGGTAAACTAAAATTATTTCCGTGTATCACGAGTTGGCGGTACCGGTGGTCGGGTACGTATGCGTGAAACGAAATAATAGGTGTCCATTCTTGACATGGGCTGTATAGGCGTAGTATTTATATAGTCAGGCCCAATCAAATAATAGGTTTCCATTTACTACTAAACTACAATAACCATCTCACTAACCATCCATATAGCCCCTCACATGTCTATCTACATTAGATATATACGTAGAGTAGCATTCTAATGTAGCCAAAATAATTTTTGTTGTTGGAAATTTTAATCATACaaacaaaattataaaaataatatttaatttattggaaATTTTAATCATACaaacaaaattataaaaataatatttaatttatcttacaaaaatatgcataatttgGGACGccacaaatttaaaaaatcttGTAAAATATAGTGtcagtggagaaagggtctcaTATTGATTATGATGTTTAGTGGgagatttattattataattgcgctatgcatgtttttatgaaatggacgaaaaaagaaaactatgcatatttttatgggacagatggagtaatatttatgaTTAAAATATTCTTATAGTATGTAATTGTGTAAAATACATTGTTAATTtgttacatattttttaattgtgaaaAATGTGTAATTGTGTATTTTgcattgttacacactttttcgcatttacacatttttattattattacatacttttgcaaaaaaaaaaaagcatataACAATGCAATACACGATTTTCACAATTTCGTGTAACATTGTATTTTATACTCACACATTTTCACAAAAAAGTGTAACAATGTAAAAGTGCGTAATATTCGTTGGGAGGTGGCGATGCCGCTAATAATAGAGCAGGTGAGGCAGCGCAGGTAAGAAAGACAAAGGcgccggggggggggggggggggctccAGCCGAGGGAAACGACGACGTTACTGGTTGGGGGAACGAAACCAACGATAGCATCTTCAGAGGCGGCCACGATTCTCAGAGGAGGCATTGCAGCCACAATTTTCAGAAGAGAATGTGATGTGGCGGCACACGTGGTGCGAGGGGAGGGACAACATGAGTCAGATAAGAGGGACGGAGGCGCGGGGCAGGTGCGACAACAACAA
It contains:
- the LOC130992125 gene encoding root phototropism protein 2, coding for MANRFSLAMERTGQWVFSQEISTDIIVEVGEANFCLHKFMLVAKSNHIRKMILESKETDLTRINLSDIPGGPEIFEKAAKFCYGVNFEITVHNVAALRCAAEYLQMTDKYCDANLAGRTEDFLSQVALTTLSGALVVLKSCEDLLPMADDLGIVRRCVEIATAKACVEANFPSRSPPNWWTEELTILDIGFFERIVASMKARGAKGLTLASAIITYTERSLRDLVRDHSGNGARSLESGESDVRLRQRDILEAIVALLPVEKSAFPINFLCCLLRTAIFLRADSRCKSELEKRVSVILEHVTVDDLLVLSFTYDGERLFDLESVRKIISGFVEREKNVAVFNAGDFKEVCSTAMQRVAKTIDAYLGEIATYADLSISKFNGIANLVPKAARKVDDDLYRAIDIYLKAHPNLDEIEREKVCSVMDPLKLSYEARVHASQNKRLPVQIVLHALYYDQLKLRSGGDDDHKAADAVTTRNQVQADTSLVKENEELRTELLKMKMYIQDIKKGHGQGQGQGGTSSKSSGKKITFFSSMSKTLGKLNPFKHGSKDTLNIEDGMPDLTKPRRRRFSIS